The sequence below is a genomic window from Photobacterium atrarenae.
GCGGAATGCGCACCAATGTAGGCACCCAGCATTAAGCATATGCCCATGGTGAGTCCGAGGGCAAAATTAATGTGCCCCAGAACGGCAAAGGTGATCAGTGAGGTCAGGTTGCTGGTAAAGTTCATGGCCTTGGCCAGCCCCGAGGCCATCAGGATATCCAGCCGATACAGCGCCATATTGGAAACGGTCCAGAATGCCCCGGTACCGGGGCCGGCCAGGCCGTCATAGAAGCCGAGGCTGGTCCCTTGCAGCCATTGTTTTTTACGAAATGTCCGGCATCGGTGTGGCAAGCGGTTGGAGTGAACTTTCGGATGCGGGTGCCACACCGTGTATACTGCAGCGGCCAGAATAATCAATGGTAGGACTTTTTCCAGCCAGTCGGTACTGATGAGATCGACTACCAGCGTGCCGGTGATAGCACCGATCAGAGTCGCCAGAAAAGATGCTCGCCAGAAGCGCGGAGAAAACAGCTGCTTGCGGTAGTAAGTCCAGGCCGCTGTTGACGAAGCAAAAGTCGCGGCCAGCTTGTTGG
It includes:
- a CDS encoding sulfite exporter TauE/SafE family protein; protein product: MIEMIEPSMLLILGLVALAAGFIDAVAGGGGMLTVPALLSIGLPPHIALGTNKLAATFASSTAAWTYYRKQLFSPRFWRASFLATLIGAITGTLVVDLISTDWLEKVLPLIILAAAVYTVWHPHPKVHSNRLPHRCRTFRKKQWLQGTSLGFYDGLAGPGTGAFWTVSNMALYRLDILMASGLAKAMNFTSNLTSLITFAVLGHINFALGLTMGICLMLGAYIGAHSAIRFGAKFIRPVFVTVVIILAIKLAWQAWL